CTCTCAATTTCCTTCATTCTTCTGTTCCTCTTTGTTGGCAAAAACCTATGAAATAGTTCAATAAACAAGAAATCCAAAGAGGGACAGAGACATCCATGAATGCATGATACAAATAAGAGCAAGAGTTAATCATGTTGCACTTCTCAATGAATTTGGTAAAGGAGTACTAAGGCTATTGTTTAAGTAAATAATTTACCTCCACCCCGGGATATAAACCGATCGTATAACTTCCATGAAATGCTGAGCTTGTTCCTTTCGAAGTTCAAATATTCTTCTACCTTCTTCATAGCTACTGCCAAAAGCTGTCCGAGAAATCACATCACTAGTCAATTGTTGAAGGTGAGGCCATACATCTATCTCGTGTGGGCCTTCAACTGAAACAGTGTTTTCCCATTTGCTTATCATCTCGGTACAACTCAAGCAAAAAGCTGGAAGCATGTGCTGTTTACGAAACAGTTAAGAGAGGAGACTCAACAATGAGACACTTCTTCAAAATGTTTTTTGACTGTAATCAGGAACACAAGATGCAAGCAAAGAGGTCAAACAAGAACTGCAATCAAGTGCAAGAATCTGTCGTAAAGGAAATGGATGACCTAAACAGAATGCATTGTAGTTACAAACCTTTAGCTTATCCAGATGGAAGGCGAGATTGATAATTTTACTGTGTTTGGCCCATTTGTCTCCCTCCTGGCTTACAAGTCCTTGTGCCAGTAACTTGGCTAATGGATTTGAATGAGGCTTTTGATAAAGATAGTTTTTGCTGAATACTTCCTTTATAAGCTCAGGGTCCATGATGAACACCTGTGGTCTTGGACCCAACCATATAAACTATTTCTTTCCTGCAAGCAGATGATTCCTTATTAACTTCCAAAATTGAAACTAACACGGCTTTTGAGCAGTGACAATTCAAGATTTTCACTGAGGAGGTTTGAAAATAAAATGTAGTGTTTAACTTGGAACGACAAGGTGAATTTTGAACCCCTTAAATCTCTGAGCCAATCTCTAGCCTTGTATCTAGGCCCTAGGGGATTCAAAATCTATATATGCACATAAAAAGTTCTAAAAAGTACGTTATATATACAGCATAATTTCTTGCCAAGGGAGTTTGGGTGAACACCCTCCCACTCCCCTAGATCCCCCCGAGTTAATCAACTTCTAGTGCCTAATAACAAGCTGCAGAGTGGTGGGGGttgggtggggggaggggggaagGGAGGGGATTGAGTTGGGGATTTCAAG
This sequence is a window from Capsicum annuum cultivar UCD-10X-F1 unplaced genomic scaffold, UCD10Xv1.1 ctg69467, whole genome shotgun sequence. Protein-coding genes within it:
- the LOC124894089 gene encoding cytochrome P450 72A397-like, with protein sequence MDPELIKEVFSKNYLYQKPHSNPLAKLLAQGLVSQEGDKWAKHSKIINLAFHLDKLKHMLPAFCLSCTEMISKWENTVSVEGPHEIDVWPHLQQLTSDVISRTAFGSSYEEGRRIFELRKEQAQHFMEVIRSVYIPGW